In a single window of the Massilia oculi genome:
- the pepA gene encoding flocculation-associated PEP-CTERM protein PepA produces the protein MKAVSKTIIACAIAATSMFGAAAQAANFNPFTVEYDGREFTADKITGNYNEIATFNTDGTFNVSLVWNAGQFVGNGGTTPVTRTGLNNDYGLYALYTASGTYGVENGTNVFRFNDGSGRLAMYLDANLDSTFTMPGSGATPVSVGNSGDDVLLAEGDPLSGFGVLDPTLPTCGPSGINCGSFGASSTFALVGFGKEFFTSPNPFYNLSFQSGQLNNFNPTGTQEINGSLDVVFANTAEVPEPASVGLLGLGMLGLYAARRRNKKAA, from the coding sequence ATGAAAGCAGTATCGAAGACCATTATCGCTTGCGCAATCGCTGCAACCTCGATGTTCGGCGCCGCCGCCCAGGCCGCCAACTTCAATCCGTTCACCGTGGAATACGATGGTCGTGAATTCACCGCTGACAAGATCACCGGCAACTACAACGAAATCGCTACCTTCAACACCGACGGCACCTTCAACGTGTCGCTGGTGTGGAACGCCGGCCAGTTCGTCGGCAACGGCGGCACGACGCCGGTCACCCGTACCGGCCTGAACAACGACTACGGCCTGTACGCGCTGTACACCGCCTCGGGCACCTATGGCGTCGAGAACGGCACCAACGTGTTCCGTTTCAACGATGGCAGCGGCCGTCTGGCGATGTACCTGGACGCCAACCTGGATTCGACCTTCACCATGCCAGGCAGCGGCGCTACGCCAGTTAGCGTGGGCAACAGCGGCGACGACGTGCTGCTGGCCGAAGGCGATCCACTGTCGGGCTTCGGCGTGCTGGACCCAACCCTGCCGACCTGCGGCCCAAGCGGCATCAACTGCGGCAGCTTCGGTGCGAGCTCGACCTTCGCTCTGGTCGGTTTCGGCAAGGAATTCTTCACCTCGCCAAACCCGTTCTACAACCTGTCGTTCCAGTCGGGTCAGCTGAACAACTTCAACCCGACCGGCACCCAGGAAATCAACGGTTCGCTGGACGTGGTCTTCGCCAACACCGCCGAAGTGCCTGAGCCGGCATCGGTCGGCCTGCTGGGCCTGGGCATGCTGGGCCTGTACGCTGCCCGCCGCCGCAACAAGAAAGCTGCCTGA
- a CDS encoding GNAT family N-acetyltransferase — MLINRMYAWRGYAGNHQPSSDPNRITLTATDKGDVVGTLSIGIDSEVGLMADEIFKDELDAHRRRGAKLCEFTKFAFDPSVRSKTALANVFHLAVIYARDMHGCTDIVIEVNPRHRRFYERMLGFRKEGELKTNPRVDAPAYLLRVNLQYVTEQIAHFGGTWAADGETEERSFYPYFFSPREERGIINRLLRMDESHPA, encoded by the coding sequence ATGCTGATCAACAGGATGTATGCCTGGCGAGGCTACGCCGGAAATCACCAGCCAAGCAGCGACCCCAACCGCATCACCCTGACCGCCACCGACAAGGGCGACGTGGTCGGCACGCTCAGCATCGGCATCGATTCCGAGGTCGGCCTGATGGCCGACGAAATCTTCAAGGACGAACTCGATGCCCACCGTCGGCGCGGCGCCAAGCTGTGCGAATTCACCAAATTCGCCTTCGACCCTTCGGTGCGCTCCAAGACCGCGCTGGCCAATGTGTTCCACCTGGCCGTGATCTACGCGCGCGACATGCATGGTTGCACCGACATCGTGATCGAGGTCAATCCGCGCCACCGCCGCTTCTACGAGCGCATGCTGGGCTTTCGCAAGGAAGGCGAGCTCAAGACCAACCCACGGGTCGACGCGCCGGCTTACCTGTTGCGCGTGAACCTGCAATACGTCACCGAGCAGATCGCGCACTTCGGCGGCACCTGGGCCGCCGATGGCGAAACGGAAGAACGTTCTTTCTATCCATATTTCTTTTCACCACGCGAAGAGCGTGGCATTATCAATCGCCTGCTGCGCATGGATGAGTCGCACCCGGCATGA
- the prsT gene encoding XrtA/PEP-CTERM system TPR-repeat protein PrsT has product MPRHPTKLKLTAAILTGALLTVGMAGCNRTQSTETLLAEASEYQQKGDIKAALIQLKNAVANSPEDGEARLALGTLQLSTGDNVSAEKELGRARSLGIAEERVLPLLGQTLAQQGKFKEVLELITPEKAKSAALLSLRGDAFLGSGKPDEAKQAYEAALAANANSGDALMGLARLSAVRGERDAALLYVDQAVAKDPKNPEVFIMQGAMLRSMNKQDEALAAYDKALALKPDHRGAHIEKAYIEIARGKFDAAKKEVEAAEKNSPGSLLVVYTRALYEFSQGKHSAARDALAKILKVAPNHYPSILLAGASELQLGGTQQAEQHLRKYLEANPNNIYARKLLAQAQLKNAQPADAAATLEPALKAAPQDAQLLALAGESYMQVRDFDKASNYLQQAATLAPEAAAVRTSLGLSRLAQGDQARALSDLEMAATLDPKSLQATMALVQTEMGMKRYDKALAAVNALEKQQPDSAQVQQLKGAVYMMQGKNAEARTAFEKALSLQPTFLPAVTNLARLDVQDKKPDAAKARFTAFLDKNKDSVEAMTALGELAMLQKNQAEATSWFEKASNANPNATAPALKLGAHYLATGQAPKALALARKFQTTHPTDAGVLELLGQSQAANKDLNGALDTYSKLVNVLPKAPGAQLRLAQVQLALKNESAAATHLKRAVDLQPDFVPARLMQVDLALRGKRPDEALAVARELQKAAPKAPVGHVIEGDVLMSQQKFAQAHQSYEKGLALARSSELTVKVMQAMQAGGKSKEALARGQAWLAAQPDDVRVSLLVAELNLSAKDYKGAIARLENAQKRAPEHPLVLNNLAWAYQQVKDPRALATAEKAYKLASDSPGVMDTLGWVLVEQGDTARGLPLLQKASSQAPNAMEIRYHLAQALHKSGDKAGARRELDKLLASDTPFAHADEARALLKTL; this is encoded by the coding sequence ATGCCGCGCCATCCCACCAAGCTCAAACTCACCGCCGCCATCCTGACCGGCGCCCTCCTGACCGTCGGCATGGCCGGCTGCAACCGGACCCAGTCGACCGAAACCCTGCTGGCGGAGGCGTCCGAGTACCAGCAAAAAGGCGACATCAAAGCTGCCCTGATCCAGCTCAAGAACGCCGTGGCGAACAGCCCGGAAGACGGCGAGGCGCGCCTGGCGCTGGGCACCCTGCAGCTGTCCACCGGCGACAACGTGTCGGCCGAGAAGGAACTGGGGCGCGCGCGTTCGCTCGGCATCGCCGAGGAGCGGGTCTTGCCGCTGCTGGGCCAGACCCTGGCGCAGCAGGGCAAGTTCAAGGAAGTGCTGGAGCTGATCACGCCGGAGAAGGCCAAATCGGCCGCGCTGCTGTCGCTGCGCGGCGATGCATTTCTGGGCAGCGGCAAGCCCGACGAGGCCAAGCAGGCCTACGAGGCGGCCCTGGCCGCGAACGCCAATTCCGGCGATGCCCTGATGGGCCTGGCGCGCCTGTCCGCCGTACGCGGCGAGCGCGACGCCGCCCTCCTCTACGTCGACCAGGCGGTGGCCAAGGATCCGAAGAATCCCGAAGTCTTCATCATGCAGGGCGCGATGCTGCGTTCGATGAACAAGCAGGACGAAGCCCTGGCCGCCTACGACAAGGCGCTGGCGCTCAAGCCGGACCACCGTGGCGCCCACATCGAGAAAGCCTATATCGAGATCGCGCGCGGCAAGTTCGACGCGGCCAAGAAAGAAGTCGAGGCGGCGGAAAAGAATTCGCCGGGCAGCCTGCTGGTGGTGTACACCCGCGCCCTGTATGAATTCTCGCAAGGCAAGCACTCGGCAGCGAGGGATGCGCTGGCGAAGATCCTCAAGGTCGCGCCCAACCATTATCCGAGCATCCTGCTGGCCGGCGCTTCCGAGCTGCAGCTGGGCGGCACCCAGCAGGCCGAGCAGCACCTGCGCAAATACCTGGAAGCCAATCCGAACAACATCTATGCGCGCAAGCTGCTGGCCCAGGCCCAGCTCAAGAATGCCCAGCCGGCCGATGCCGCCGCCACCCTGGAGCCGGCCCTGAAGGCGGCGCCGCAGGATGCGCAGCTGCTGGCCCTGGCCGGCGAATCGTACATGCAGGTGCGCGACTTCGACAAGGCCAGCAACTACCTGCAGCAGGCGGCCACCCTGGCGCCGGAGGCGGCCGCCGTGCGCACCTCGCTGGGCCTGTCGCGCCTGGCCCAGGGCGACCAGGCGCGCGCGCTGAGCGACCTGGAAATGGCCGCCACGCTCGACCCGAAATCGCTGCAGGCCACGATGGCCCTGGTGCAGACCGAGATGGGCATGAAGCGCTACGACAAGGCACTGGCCGCCGTCAATGCGCTCGAGAAGCAACAGCCTGACAGCGCGCAAGTGCAGCAGCTCAAGGGCGCGGTCTATATGATGCAGGGCAAGAATGCGGAAGCACGCACCGCCTTCGAGAAGGCGCTGTCGCTGCAGCCGACCTTCCTGCCGGCGGTGACCAACCTGGCGCGCCTGGACGTGCAGGACAAGAAGCCCGATGCCGCCAAGGCCCGCTTCACCGCCTTCCTGGACAAGAACAAGGACAGCGTCGAGGCCATGACGGCGCTGGGCGAGCTGGCGATGCTGCAGAAGAACCAGGCCGAGGCCACGAGCTGGTTCGAGAAGGCCAGCAACGCCAATCCGAACGCCACTGCGCCGGCCCTCAAGCTCGGCGCGCATTACCTGGCCACCGGGCAGGCGCCCAAGGCCCTGGCGCTGGCGCGCAAGTTCCAGACCACCCATCCGACCGATGCCGGCGTGCTCGAACTGCTCGGCCAGTCGCAGGCCGCGAACAAGGACCTGAACGGCGCGCTGGACACCTACAGCAAGCTGGTCAACGTGCTGCCGAAGGCGCCCGGCGCCCAGCTGCGCCTGGCGCAAGTGCAATTGGCGCTGAAGAACGAATCGGCGGCCGCCACCCACCTCAAGCGCGCGGTCGATCTCCAGCCCGACTTCGTGCCGGCGCGCCTGATGCAGGTCGACCTGGCGCTGCGCGGCAAGCGTCCGGACGAGGCGCTGGCGGTGGCGCGCGAGCTGCAGAAGGCGGCGCCCAAGGCGCCGGTCGGTCACGTCATCGAAGGCGACGTGCTGATGTCGCAGCAAAAATTTGCCCAGGCCCATCAGTCGTATGAAAAAGGCCTGGCCCTGGCGCGCTCGTCGGAACTGACGGTCAAGGTGATGCAGGCCATGCAGGCCGGCGGCAAGAGCAAGGAAGCGCTGGCGCGCGGACAGGCCTGGCTCGCCGCCCAGCCGGACGACGTGCGCGTCTCGCTGCTGGTGGCCGAGCTCAACCTGTCGGCCAAGGATTACAAGGGTGCCATCGCCAGGCTCGAGAACGCGCAGAAGCGCGCCCCCGAGCATCCGCTGGTGCTGAACAACCTGGCCTGGGCCTACCAGCAGGTGAAGGATCCGCGCGCGCTGGCGACCGCCGAGAAGGCCTACAAGCTGGCCAGCGACAGCCCGGGCGTGATGGACACCCTGGGCTGGGTGCTGGTGGAGCAGGGCGACACCGCGCGCGGCCTGCCGCTGCTGCAGAAAGCCAGCAGCCAGGCGCCGAACGCGATGGAGATCCGCTACCACCTGGCGCAGGCCCTGCACAAGAGCGGCGACAAGGCCGGCGCACGCCGCGAGCTCGACAAACTGCTGGCGTCGGACACGCCGTTCGCCCACGCCGACGAGGCGCGCGCACTGCTCAAGACCTTGTAA
- a CDS encoding XrtA/PEP-CTERM system exopolysaccharide export protein — translation MKNLLATGAAACMLLLGGCSTPVPPSTAALAPINPDYLIGPGDAVNIIVWRNPEVSMSVPVRPDGKITTPLVEDLPAAGKTSTQLARDIEQALAQFIQQPVVTVVVTNFVGNFNEQIRVIGQAARPQALPYRREMSLMDVLIAVGGVTEFASGNKASIVRTVEGKQEKINVRLDDLIKDGDISANVMMRPGDILVIPESFF, via the coding sequence ATGAAGAACCTTTTGGCAACTGGCGCCGCCGCTTGCATGCTGCTGCTGGGCGGCTGTTCCACTCCGGTACCGCCCAGCACCGCCGCGCTGGCGCCGATCAACCCAGACTACCTGATCGGGCCGGGCGATGCCGTCAACATAATTGTCTGGCGCAATCCCGAAGTGTCGATGTCGGTCCCGGTGCGGCCGGATGGCAAGATCACGACCCCGCTGGTCGAAGACCTGCCGGCAGCCGGCAAGACCTCGACCCAGCTCGCGCGCGACATCGAGCAGGCCCTGGCCCAGTTCATCCAGCAGCCGGTGGTCACCGTGGTCGTGACCAACTTCGTCGGCAACTTCAACGAACAGATCCGTGTGATCGGCCAGGCGGCGCGCCCGCAGGCGCTGCCGTATCGCCGCGAGATGTCGCTGATGGACGTGCTGATCGCGGTGGGCGGCGTCACCGAGTTCGCCTCGGGTAACAAGGCCAGCATCGTGCGCACCGTCGAGGGCAAGCAGGAAAAAATCAATGTGCGTCTCGACGACCTGATCAAGGATGGCGATATCTCGGCCAATGTCATGATGCGCCCGGGCGACATTCTGGTCATCCCCGAGAGCTTCTTCTAA
- a CDS encoding ThiF family adenylyltransferase, which produces MTKPFNYEQAFSRNIGWVTPAEQQQLRGKCVAIAGGGGVGGVHLLTLARLGVGRFRIADFDTFDIANFNRQVGAMMSTVGQPKAEVLARMARDINPEIEIEIFPDGVHEGNLDAFLAGADLYVDALDFFAFDARQQTFAACARLGIPATTGAPLGMGTALLNFMPGKMTFEEYFGWGDLPEQEKAIRFVVGLAPAGLHRPYLMVPGSVNLAERRGPSTFMACQLCAGVCATEALKILLGRGDVLAAPWGMQFDAYRNKLKRTWRPGGNRHPIQRLMLAIGRRQFARMAAAVR; this is translated from the coding sequence ATGACTAAACCGTTCAACTACGAACAGGCATTTTCACGCAATATCGGGTGGGTCACCCCCGCCGAGCAACAACAGCTGCGCGGCAAGTGCGTGGCCATCGCCGGCGGCGGCGGCGTCGGCGGCGTGCACCTGCTGACCCTCGCCAGGCTCGGCGTGGGCCGTTTCCGCATCGCCGATTTCGACACCTTCGACATCGCCAACTTCAATCGCCAGGTCGGGGCCATGATGTCGACCGTCGGCCAGCCGAAGGCCGAGGTGCTGGCGCGCATGGCGCGCGACATCAACCCCGAGATCGAGATCGAGATCTTCCCGGACGGCGTCCACGAGGGCAATCTCGACGCCTTCCTGGCGGGAGCCGACCTGTACGTGGACGCCCTCGATTTCTTCGCCTTCGACGCGCGCCAGCAGACGTTCGCCGCCTGCGCCCGGCTCGGTATTCCGGCCACCACCGGTGCGCCGCTGGGCATGGGAACGGCCTTGCTCAACTTCATGCCGGGCAAGATGACCTTCGAGGAGTATTTCGGCTGGGGCGACCTGCCGGAGCAGGAAAAGGCGATCCGCTTCGTGGTCGGCCTGGCGCCGGCCGGCCTGCACCGTCCCTATCTGATGGTGCCGGGCTCGGTCAACCTGGCTGAACGCCGCGGGCCGTCGACCTTCATGGCCTGCCAGCTGTGCGCCGGCGTATGCGCCACCGAAGCGCTCAAGATCCTGCTCGGCCGCGGAGACGTGCTGGCTGCGCCCTGGGGCATGCAGTTCGACGCCTACCGCAACAAGCTCAAGCGCACCTGGCGGCCGGGCGGCAACCGCCATCCGATCCAGCGGCTGATGCTGGCGATCGGGCGCCGCCAGTTCGCGCGCATGGCGGCAGCCGTGCGCTGA
- a CDS encoding class I SAM-dependent methyltransferase — MTTGKTRDEIAEAYSSEPWWYDLRGFFILTFAYNSTIGTQMRFFGPNFGPDHLEVACGTGTLLEMVLNWRRRRKLPPVKVTGIDYAPSMLAGAKRRFAGNPLVEVQHADAAQLPFADNRFDTANIANSIHCFPTVDGALRDILRVLKPGGTLAANVLLYPSGFAPLRWAAQKINDWGIRKGILYSPFHIEELRAKVLAAGYDIASEFKSGNTWNVVLRKPL, encoded by the coding sequence ATGACGACAGGCAAGACCAGGGATGAAATCGCCGAAGCCTATTCATCCGAACCGTGGTGGTACGACCTGCGTGGCTTCTTCATTCTGACCTTTGCCTACAACAGCACCATCGGCACGCAGATGCGCTTCTTCGGGCCCAACTTCGGACCCGACCACCTGGAGGTGGCGTGCGGCACCGGCACCCTGCTCGAAATGGTCCTGAACTGGCGCCGCCGCCGCAAGCTGCCGCCGGTCAAAGTGACCGGCATCGACTATGCCCCATCGATGCTGGCCGGCGCCAAGCGCCGCTTCGCCGGCAATCCGCTGGTCGAGGTGCAGCATGCCGATGCGGCCCAGCTGCCGTTCGCCGACAACCGCTTCGATACCGCCAATATAGCCAACTCGATCCACTGCTTCCCGACCGTCGACGGCGCGCTGCGCGACATCCTGCGCGTGCTCAAGCCGGGCGGGACCCTGGCCGCCAACGTGCTGCTGTATCCGTCAGGCTTCGCCCCACTGCGCTGGGCGGCGCAGAAGATCAATGACTGGGGCATCCGCAAGGGCATCCTGTACAGCCCCTTCCATATCGAGGAGCTGCGCGCCAAAGTGCTGGCCGCCGGCTATGATATCGCCAGCGAATTTAAGTCCGGAAACACCTGGAATGTAGTGTTGCGGAAACCCCTGTAG
- a CDS encoding GNAT family N-acetyltransferase, which translates to MIETLAPAAFCAGPGGDEVAASDGPSIIDVAINERVFGIRAADIDSQRNSASMLISKMYSWRGYSGNHQVHSDPNRITLTASDRGQVFGTLSLGLDSEIGLLADQVFKDCIDARRGAGRVCEITKLAVDPAVKSKAVLASLFHVALIYARDLNDCRDIFIEVNPRHRRFYEAMLGFQTVCESRPNPRVQAPAVLLRVDTAFGTEQVAKWGGMQDKAVGERSLFPWFFSPREEAGIVNRLRQLG; encoded by the coding sequence ATGATCGAGACATTAGCGCCGGCCGCCTTCTGCGCCGGTCCGGGTGGCGACGAGGTTGCCGCTTCCGACGGACCCAGCATCATCGACGTCGCCATCAACGAGCGCGTATTCGGTATACGCGCGGCCGACATCGACTCCCAGCGCAATTCCGCCAGTATGCTCATCAGTAAGATGTACTCCTGGCGCGGCTACAGCGGCAATCACCAGGTGCACAGCGACCCCAACCGGATCACGCTGACCGCGTCCGACCGCGGCCAGGTGTTCGGCACCCTGAGCCTGGGCCTGGATTCCGAGATCGGCCTGCTGGCCGACCAGGTGTTCAAGGATTGCATCGATGCGCGCCGCGGCGCCGGGCGGGTATGCGAGATCACCAAGCTGGCGGTCGACCCGGCGGTCAAGTCCAAGGCGGTGCTGGCCTCGTTATTCCACGTGGCCCTGATCTATGCGCGCGACCTGAATGATTGCAGGGACATCTTCATCGAAGTCAATCCGCGCCATCGGCGCTTCTACGAAGCCATGCTCGGCTTCCAGACCGTGTGCGAGTCGCGCCCCAATCCGCGGGTGCAGGCGCCGGCGGTCCTGTTGCGCGTCGACACCGCATTCGGCACCGAACAGGTGGCCAAGTGGGGCGGCATGCAGGACAAGGCGGTGGGCGAACGCTCGCTGTTCCCGTGGTTCTTCTCGCCACGCGAGGAGGCGGGCATCGTCAACCGCCTGCGCCAGCTGGGCTGA